GCAGGAATTATAGGAGGAAACGGATTCTCATCAAAAGGGAAATATAAGGGAATTGCTCCCGAATGTGACTTTATTGGAGTAAAAGTACTGGATCACCGTGGGGATGGTAATATTTCCGATGTTCTTGCAGGTCTTCAATGGATAATTGATAATAAAAAGAAGTATAATATTCGTATTGTGAATATTTCAGTTGGCACCTCTGCAAAGGATAATCTGGATGAGAATTCACTTCTGGTTCGTGGAGTAAATGCAGTGTGGGATAATGGAATAGTTGTCGTTGTAGCAGCTGGTAATAATGGACCCGGTCCCATGTCTATTTCCACACCCGGAATCAGTAGAAAGGTTATTACAGTAGGCTCCTCCGATGACAGTATTGCAGTAGAGGTATTTGGAAATAGTAAAGCAAAGGATTATTCAGGGAGAGGTCCGACTCCTTTTTGCATTAAGAAGCCAGATATTGTTGCTCCCGGTTCAAATATTATATCCTGTAATATCAGTCGGTATAATACTCGAGGAAAGAATGCAGGAGGACGCCTGTCTACACAAGAATCACCTATGATGTATACAATAAAGAGCGGGACATCGATGGCTACTCCCGTTGTATCCGGAGCAATTGCTTTGCTTCTGTCCGCACATCCGGAACTGACGAATAGAGAGGTCAAGCTAAAGTTAAGAAGCAGTGCGATTGATCTTGGCCAGCATTGGGAGAAACAGGGATGGGGGTTATTGAATGTTCGAAGACTTTTAGAATAAAAAACGATTTTAAGATATATTTTTGATTTAGTTTAATAAATTTACAAATTATTATTGATTATTTTCAAAAATGCATTATAATAATATTATCAGGAATTTGCTTCCTAATAAAGAAAATTAAGATTTATAAATTACATGGTTAAGGAGGAATTAAGAAATGGCATATTTTAATATTGGAAAAATCCAATACGAAGGACCTCAGAGTAAAAACCCACTTTCTTTTAAGTATTATAATCCGGATGAAGTGGTTATGGGAAAGACAATGAAAGACCAGCTTCGTTTCGCTATGTCATATTGGCATACACTGACATATATGGGTACGGATCCATTTGGTGGTACTACCATGAGCCGTGATTGGGATCAGACCGATGATCCTATGAAGAAGGCAAAAGAGAGAGTTCATGCAGCTTTTGAATTTATGGAGAAGATGCAGATTCCGTTCTTCTGCTTCCATGATCAGGATATTGCTCCAAGAGGAAAGACTCTCGAAGAGACCAATAAGAGATTGGATGAGATCGTAGCGGTAATTAAGGAAGAGATGGCTCGTACCGGAATCAAGTGCTTATGGGGAACAACTAATGCATTTGGTGATGATAAGTTCGTTCATGGTGCAGGTACATCCTGTAATGCAACTGTCTTCGCATATACTGCAGCACAGATTAAGAAGGCAATGGAAATTACAAAGGAATTAGGCGGCGTTAACTATGTATTCTGGGGCGGTCGTGAAGGATATGAGACCTTACTGAATACGGATACAGGATTAGAATTAGATAATCTTGCTAGATTACTTCAGATGGCAGTAGACTATGCAAAGGAAATCGGATTTACCGGACAGTTCTTAATCGAGCCTAAGCCGAAGGAACCTACTAAACATCAATACGATTTTGATACAGCTACCGTACTTGCATTCTTAAGAAAATACAACTTACAGGATTACTTCAAGATGAACATTGAAGCAAACCATGCAACCTTAGCTCAACATACATTCCAGCATGAGCTTAACATGAGTAGAATTAACAATGTACTCGGAAGCGTTGATGCAAACACTGGTGATCCGATGCTTGGATGGGATACTGATCAATTCCCTACAAACGTATACGATACAACATTAGCAATGTATGAAATCCTGTTAGCAGGTGGATTTACTAAGGGCGGATTGAACTTTGACTCTAAGGTTCGTCGTGCATCATTCCAGGATGATGATTTATTCTATGCTTATATTGCAGGTATGGATGCGTTCGCTAAGGGCTTAAAGGTAGCAGCTAAACTGCTTGAGGATGGAGTTCTTGAGAACTTCAAAGCAGAGCGTTATGCTAGTTATAAAGAAGGAATTGGTAAGGATATCGTTGAAGGTAAGGTAGGCTTTAAGGAATTAGAGGCTTATGCTTTAAAGAACGGTACTACACCGAACAAATCTGGTAGACAGGAAATGCTGGAAAGCATCTTAAATCAGTATATTCTTGAAACAAAATAATTAATTGTAGTCTGGATTATAATCTAGATATAAATACAGGGTGTTGCTAATGCAACACCCTGTTATATATAAGAAGTTCTTCGAATTACTTAATCTAATACCAGTGAAGGAGCAGTATATATTCTTGCCTTCAACTCATTGTCGAGCATGTACAATCCCTTTGAGTCACCAGCGAACAAATCAAATTTCTTAATATTATCATCCGCATTCTTTTCTTCTTCACCCTGCTCTTTAATAAACCAGTCTAAGAACTGCATGGTACGAAAATCCTTATTCTTATATGCTTCCTCATAAATGGTATTAATGGAAGCGGTTACATATTTCTCGTGCTCCAGAGCGATAATTAGAGGATCGCGGAAAGACTTGAATTCTTTATCAGGTGCTGCTATGGCATCTAATTTTACCTTTTCACCATTATTCAATAAGTACTGACGGAATAGTAAAGCATGATCACGTTCTTCCTGCATCTGAACATAGAACCAGTTCTCAAAACCATTTAAGCCTTGATCCGCATAATAATTTGCCATATCCAGGTAAAGATAGGCGGAATAGAATTCCTTGTTAATCTGTTGATTTAATAAGTCTATAACTGATTGATTCATAATAATAACCTCCATTTTCAATATTATAGATTTATCTTACTTAATTAGTTTATAAAGTATCCATATAAAAACTACTCAACGCTTATTACTGAAACAGGGCAGTTATCAGCTGCGTCTGTGGCGGTTCCTTCACATTCAGCTGGAACGGGATCAATATATACCTCTGCATACCCATCATCAGCCATACGAAATACTTCAGGACAAGTATCTGCACATAATCCACATCCAATACATCCTTCACGATCGATTTTCGCTTTCATAATAAACCTCCTTTGCCTGTTACCAAGCTATGTAATTATTGGTAAGTATGTTGCTAACTCATTATATCATAGGAATGGAACTTTGTCACTTTTATAAAGAATTGTATTGAGAAATTGCCAGTTTTATGGTATACATATTTATGTAACAACAGGTAGATACTATTTATTAAATGCATAGAATGGAGGCTGTTTTATGAAGAAGTACGAATGCACAGTATGCGGTTATATTTATGATGAAGCATTGGGAGATCCAGATGGTGGTATTGCACCCGGAACAAAGTGGGAAGATATTCCGGATGATTGGGTTTGCCCGGTATGTGGTGTTAGTAAGGACAATTTCCAGGAAGCATAATGATTTCTAAGAAGGATAAACTGCCTCAACCAGTATGGTAAGAAGGATATTACTTCCATATTTGATTGAGGCAATTTTTTTGGGTTCCGTAAACCATATAAATTCTATTGACATAGTAGGTTGATACGATTATTATAAATTTATTCTGACATTTTAGCTTTATTGATGGAACACTTAAGATATACGTTTGAAAGATATCATTATATGATTAGTATTAGGATGGATTAAGAATAGAGCTGCTTAGAAATGAGGAAGAACATGATTTATCTAGATTATGCAGCCAATACACCGGTTGATCCGGAGGTAATGAGCTGCTTTCAGAATATAAATAATATGTATTTTGCGAATCCGAACTCCGTACATCGCATGGGCAGGGCTTCCAAAGAACTGCTAGACCAGATAACTGAAAAAATAGTAGCACATATAGGTGTAAAAGCCTCTGAGTTAATCTATACCTCTGGTGCAAGCGAGGCGAATAATCTGGCAATTAAGGGAATAGCGCAGGCGTATCGTCATAATGGAAAACACATTATCTCGACTTGTCTCGAGCATTCGTCAGTCAGTGGTGCACTTACTTATTTACAGAGTCTTGGATACGAGATTGATCTTGTGAATATCACAGAGGATGGACTGGTAGATCTGGAGCATCTGAAGGAATTACTTCGGAAGGATACCATATTGGTTTCTGTTTGCTATGTGGACAGTGAGCTTGGGATAAGACAGCCAATTACGGAAATTGGCAGGATATTATCGGAGTATCCTAACTGTATGTTTCATTGTGATGCAACGCAGGCAATTGGAAAGCTACCTGTGTCATTTGAATACATGGACTGTATGACCTTTGCTCCACATAAGTTCTATGGGCTGAATAGCTGTGGAATTTTGGTAAAAAGGGAGAAGGTGATATTAACTCCATTGATTCATGGCGGCATCAGTACAACCATTTATCGTAGTGGAACTCCTGATCTGGCGATGGCTGCATCGATTGAAAAAGCCCTGGAGCTAGCCCTGAAGAATTTGGATGAGCGTTATCATATAGTAGAAGAATTGAATCAGAAGCTGCGTTCAGGCTTTGAAAAGTATAAATTGGTACGTATTAATAGCACAAGATATTCCTACCCATACATTCTTAATCTGAGTGTCAGTGGAGTGAAGGCAACCCAGTTTCAGGATGCACTTGAAAAGGAGGAAGTCTGCGTGTCAACTAAATCGGCTTGTTCTGTTATAAACACACCCTCCAGACCTGTATTGGCTATTACGAAGGATAAGAAGAATGCGATGAGTTCCTGGAGGATCAGCTTAAGTCATCTTACAACGGAGGAAGACATTGTACAATTCTTTCAGGCCTTTGACAGGTGCTATAATGCCCTGACTGGGCCAGTGACGAAGTGAAGTAATACCCGGTTTGTGGAAATTATGTTAGAAAGTGGTATAATAAATGGAAAAGTATCAGGAAATAGAAAGAAGTATCATTAAAAAATTCAGGAAACCATTATGGAAAAAGTTCATAAATGGAGTAAACGACTATCAGTTAATCCAGGAGGGAGATAAAATAGCGGTATGTATCTCTGGTGGAAAGGATTCAATGCTGCTAGCAAAACTAATGCAAGAAGTACAGCGACATGGGAAAATACCTTTTGAAACAGTGTTTCTGGTGATGGATCCCGGATATAATGAGATTAACAGACAAACAATCATTCAGAATGCTGCACTGCTCAATATCCCGATTACCATATTTGACACGCAGATATATGATATAGTCGCAGAAATAGATCAGTCTCCCTGCTACCTATGTGCGAGAATGAGAAGAGGATATCTTTATAAGAAAGCACAGGAACTTGGATGTAATAAGATTGCGTTAGGACATCACTTTGATGATGTCATTGAGACCATATTAATGGGAATGCTTTACGGAGGCCAGATTCAGACCATGATGCCGAAGCTACATAGTACGAATCATCCCGGTATGCAGTTGATTCGACCGATGTATCTCGTAAAGGAAGCGGATATTATTGCATGGAAACAGTATAATGATTTGCAATTTATCCAATGCGCCTGCCGACTTACAGAAAACTGCACCCTTTGTGATAACGGAGGAGGAGGCTCTAAACGACAGGAGATGAAAAGCTTAATCAAGAAATTCCGCCAGATTAATCCCAGCATTGAAATGAATATTTTCCGAAGTGTCCACAATGTGAATCTGGATACTATCATTGGTTATCATAATAAAGAGATGGAGTATAATTTCCTGGATGACTATGATAAGAAAGGGGGATCTACCCCATGTTAAATCAATTTTCAAGAACAGAATTGCTGTTAGGAAACGAAGCTATGGATGCTCTGAAGAACGCAAGGGTTGCTGTATTTGGAATAGGCGGTGTAGGAGGATTTACAGTAGAAGCTCTGGTAAGAAGCGGAGTGGGAAGCATTGATATCATTGATGATGACAAGGTATGTCTCACGAATATTAACCGTCAGATTATCGCAACAAGAAAAACAGTAGGAAAATATAAGGTTGATGTTATGAAGGAACGCATCCTAGAGATTAACCCTCAGGTTAATGTAACTGCTCATCAATGCTTCTACTCGGCTGAGACCGCTGAGCAATTTGAATTTTCTAATTATGATTATATTGTAGACGCCATTGATACAGTCTCCGCAAAGATAGAGATGATTCTTCGGGCCCAGGAAAAAAACGTTCCGATTATAAGCTGTATGGGAGCCGGTAATAAACTGGATCCGACGAAATTCGAAGTGACGGATATTTATAAAACCTCTATGTGCCCATTGGCGAAGGTGATGAGAAGAGAACTTAAGAATAGAGGAGTAAAGAAGCTGAAGGTTGTATATTCTAAAGAACCAGCAAGAAAGCCATTGGAGGATATGTCGATAAGCTGTAGAACCAATTGCATCTGTCCTCCGGGAGCGGAGCGAAAATGTACAGCGAAACGCCAAATCCCGGGAAGTATTGCATTTGTTCCTTCGGTCGCAGGATTAATCATAGCTGGAGAAGTAATTAAAGATTTGTGTGGTGTGCGATAGAACCATTCATGGGGCTGTTGCATAATATACTTGCAGGGAATATGACTTACCTCACACACAGAACGGAAGAACACATTGCTGATTTTGTATGTCTCATGCGAATATAAATAATCGCATGATTCACACAAAATACAGCAATCTGTTCTTCCGACAGTGTATTATGGTAAGTCATATTCCCTGCAAATGTATTATGCAACAACCCCATCGAGGATGAGTTCGTATTATCAAATCAATGATTTGGTAATACGAACTCATCCTCGCGTAAATAAACGAAATAATGTAATGTAATAATTATTTCATGTGATGTGATATAGCATGCGATAATCAACACATCGCATGAAATTCATCGAGTGAGATAATCAATACATCGCATGCGATAAATTAGTATATTACATGAGATAATCCGCTCTGGTGTTATGTCTTTATATATTCATCATGATATTCCATGGATGGCACGTTCAAGTCGATTCAGTGCCTCTTCAACAATACTCCTTGGGCATGCGATATTAATTCGCTCAAATAGTGCGGTATCTTTTCCGAAGATAATTCCGCCATCTAACCATAGATTTGCCTTATCTATGACCAGATCCTCAAGTTCTTTGTAGTTTAAGCCAAGCTCACTGCAATCGAGCCAGATCAGATAGGTTCCCTCAGGCTCAACCAGCTTTATCTCTGGTAACTTTTCCTTTAGAAAGCTTCGAACATAACTGAGATTCCCTTCTATATAATTCTTTACTTCGTTCAGCCAAGGACGTCCCTTCGTATAAGCAGACTTGCAGGCTACCAAACCGAGTGCATTCAACTGACTGTATCCGCTGGCATTTACTTCATGGCAGAAAGCCTTCCGAAGCTCCGGATTGGGAATGAAGATATTGGATACCTGTAAACCGGCCATATTAAAGGTTTTGCTTGGAGATGTGCAGGTTATGGAGTTCATGGAGTATTCCTGTTTTAGGGAGGCGAATATGGTATGATGATGTCCAGGATAAGTAAAGTCACAATGGATCTCATCGGAGACAATAAGTACATTATGCTTTAAACAGATATCTCCGATGGCATTTAACTCCGCCTCGGTCCACACACGTCCTACAGGGTTATGAGGACTGCATAGGATAAAAAGCTTTACCTTTTCCTGTATGATTTTATTTTCAAAGTCTTCAAGATCCATGGTATACTTTCCGTCATTATATCGGAGCTGGTTGTTGACCAGCTTACGATGATTGTTAATAATACACTCGGAAAATGGATAGTATACCGGCTGTTGAATCATAACAGCATCACCTTCTTGGGTAAATGCTTTAATTGCTTGAGCAATCGCAAATACCACGCCTGGGGTTTTTATTAACCATTCTCGTTGGACAGTCCAATGAAATTCTTCCTCGAACCAATACTGAACTGCTTTAAAATAATCTTCCTTAACATCGCTATAGCCGAAGATACCATGCGAAACTGCGTTCTGAATATCACTTAGTATTTCATCTGGAAGTCGAAAATCCATATCTGCGACCCAGAGGGGTAATAAATCGTTCCGTTTCTTTCGCTCCAGCATAAAATCATATTTCAAGCAATTCGTATTTCTTCGATCAATTATGGAATCAAAATTGTAATTCATGTTACCTCCTTAGCAACTAGTAATTGGTTTAATGAAAGACACCTTTATTCTTCAAATGCCTGTTTCAGATCAGCGATTAAATCATCCACATCTTCTATTCCAACAGATAACCGTAAAATGGTATCCGTAATCCCAGTCTTCTCCCTTTGATCCTGAGGAATATCAGAATGGGTTTGTGTCATTGGATAGGTAATTAATGTTTCGACACCACCTAAGCTTTCTGCAAAGGGAATCAGTTTTACAGACCTCAGAATTCGCAGTGCTGTTTCCGGACTATCTACCTGGAAGGTAAGCATGCTTCCAAAACCGGTTGCTTGTTTTTTACATATTTCATATCCTGGATGATTTGGCAGACCTGGATAATATACATTTTTTACTCTTGGATGTGTTAAAAGCCAGTTAGCAATGGCAAATGCATTCTCCTGTTGTCGTTCCATACGAATACCCAGTGTTTTCAAGCCCCTTATTATTAACCAACAATCAAAGGGAGCCAATCCGGATCCAACGGTTTTCGTAATATAATGTAGCTGCTCCGACAATTCTGCATTATTTACCACTAAGAAGCCAGCAATGGTGTCATTATGTCCCCCGATAAATTTAGTGCCACTATGAATTACGATATCTGCACCGAGAGTGAGAGGATTTTGAAAGTAGGGTGAGAGAAAAGTGTTATCTACAATAAGTAAAATCCCATGCTGCTTTGTAATAGTGGCTATTTTCGCGATATCTGTTACATTCATCATTGGATTTGTCGGCGTTTCTATGTATATTGCTTTTGTCTGTGGCCTTATGTAAGGCTCCACATCCTCCTTACTGGTATCAATAAAATCGAAGGAAATCTGATTTTTCATGTTGATGCTTTGGAATAAACGAATCGTACCCCCGTACAGATCGTTACCTGCAATGATGTGATCTCCTGGTTGAAACAACTCCATGAGAGCAGTAATTGCGGCCATGCCGCTGGAAAATGCCAAGGCATCATAGCCCTGTTCCAAAGAGCAGAGTATTTTTTCAAGCTGTTCTCTGGTAGGATTTTGTGCACGAGTATAATCATATCCAGTACTATTACCCACACTGGGGTGTGCAAAGGTTGCTGTCTGATAAATTGGATAGCTGATAGCTCCAAAATGTTCCTTAGAGGATGTGGTGTTGTTCCCGTAAAGACACCTTGTATTTATTTTATAATTCATCCTGTTATCCATGCACTAACAAAATGGAATTCCATTTCATTCTGCGCTGATACGTTTGAAAGAAGAATGCGCGGCATGACTCCTTTTTCATTTATTTTCTTTCAAAACCGATAAAACATACTTATATAATAGGAATACTATAAATATAATAGAAAGCTTATTGTTCGTCAATATCAATATTATGAAAAATTTATTTTACATAGATAATGCCTGTCAGAATTTACATATTGGTATTTATCAGCAACTTTTATTAGAGTTTCTAATCAATAAAATAGTAGAATTTAAAAAAATGATATGTTAAAATGTACTAACATAAAGTCAAAGATTAACAAAACTGAAAGAAAGAAGATGATTAGTTTGAAAAAAATACCAACGAGAGAGGAAGCGTGGGAACTATTAAATGAATATAATAAGGAAGAGTTCCACTTAAAGCATGCCAGGGTTGTAGAAGGTGTAATGAAGTACTTTGCCAGAGAGCTGGGATATGCTGAGGAAGCTGATTTCTGGGGGATCGTCGGATTATTACATGATCTGGATTTTGGGATGTATCCGGAGGAGCATTGTACAAAATGCCAGGAAATTATGAAGGAACGAGGGATTGATGACCGAATCATTCATGCAACTGCCAGCCATGGATACGGTATTACAGTTGATATAAAGCCGGAGCATGAGATGGAAAAGGTTCTGTATGCAGTGGATGAACTGACAGGATTAATCGGTGCAGTAGCTATCATGCGTCCTTCCAAAAGTACCATGGACTTAGAGTTAAGCTCTGTTAAGAAGAAATATAAGACACCGAAATTCGCCGCTGGTTGTTCTAGAGAGGTTATCGAAAACGGTGCCAAGATGCTGGGATGGGAACTAGATGATTTGATTCAGAGAACCATTCTAGCATTAAGAGAGGTAGAACAAACCACAGGATTAGTATAAGTCAATATGAGTTAAGACAGGAGAGAAAATGGTTGGATTAGGTACACTCGTTAATATGGTTGAAATTATTATCGGGGCCACAATTGGTATCATAATAAAGGGCGGCTTAAAGCAAAGATTTCAGGAAACAGTAATGCATGCACTTGGACTTGCTGTACTATTCATAGGAGCCAGCGGTGCTCTTCAGGGATTATATCTGGTAGAGAACCAGAAGCTACAGACAACCAATGTAATGCTAATGATTGTTTCTCTGGCAATTGGAGCATTTATAGGAGAGGGAATCGATATTGAAGCAAGACTGGAACGGGTCGGAGAGTTTATCAAAGCAAAACTAAAGGTTAAGGGAGAGAAGGGACGGAACTTTGTTGAAGGCTTTGTTAGCAGCTCCCTACTATTCTGTATCGGTGCAATGGCTATCATTGGATCGCTACGTGATGGACTGTCAGGTGATGCATCCATGCTATATGCAAAGGGGTTTATCGATGGTACTGTGGCTGTGTTTTTTGCTTCAACACTTGGGATAGGAGTTTTCTTTTCCGTTATTCCGCTTGGACTGTATCAGGGGCTTATCACCTTGTCGGCTAAATATGTGGAACCCTATCTCAGTGAGGAACTGATTACGAACATTTCCTTTATTGGTTCTGTTTTGATTTTTGGTATTGGTATCAATATGATATTTGGGAAAAAGATTAAATGTGGTAATTTACTACCGGCAGTGTTAGTCCCAATTGCATATGAATTTATTAAGACATGGATATAATATGAATACTGTTACTACATTAGGGATACAGCACTACCCGTTACATTATCATGTAGTAGCAGTATTTTTATTTACGTGAGGATAAAGGAAATGGGTTAAAATACCCAAAGGCTGCTTTTGCAGCCATAGAAATTCGCGAAGCGTTTTTCCAGTAGTTGCAGTATAGAAAGGTATTTGCCTGTTTGAAGCATAATAAAAGAGTTAAATAATAATTGTTAAAATAAGGAAAATTATGTTGACTTCTGAAATTGAATCAGTATAATAAATGTTAAACAATGTAAATTAAGAGGTCGACACAATGGAACGAAATAAATCAAGAATCAAACTCTATATAGGGGGAATACTATTTCTCACTATTGTCCTGCTGATAATGTCATCTCCATTCGAACTTCGTGCAAATCATACATTGGATATAAGGTATGCAATTATTCTCTCTATATGCCTAAGCATATCAATTAGAATCCTACTTTTTTGTAATAGAATAGCATGTAACTAAATTAATGCATCCGGCGTGAGTGCATCTCCAGAATCGTAACTTCAAATTTCTGGTTAAATTTGAATTATATCGTAAATAATCGTTGACAATACGAGTATAATTGTATACAATAAAACAAAATTTGAAATAATTCAAGCATTTTGGCTGTAATCAAGGGCTGAATTGATTTCAAAATCAGAACGATAGAATGGAGAAATGACTATGGATCAAAGAAAAGTGTATATCAACCCTCACAACAATTTACTTCAATTGGAGGAACCAATCTATCCTCTCGTGGATGTCGAAGAACCTAATACTTTCCGAAATCTTTTCCCCTATGATGAAATACCGAAGATCGCCTTCAATGATAGAATTGTTCCGCACAATCTTCCGGATGAAATATTTATTACAGATACGACCTTCCGTGATGGTCAGCAATCCAGAGCACCCTATACTACAGAGCAAATTGTAACCCTATTCGATTATTTCCATCGCCTTGGAGGACCCAAGGGGTTAATTCGTCAAAGTGAGTTTTTCCTATATAGTAAAAAGGATCGGGATGCTGTTTACCGTTGTATGGAGAAGGGATATGAGTTCCCGGAGGTTACATCCTGGATCAGAGCCAGTAAAAAGGATTTTGAACTCGTAAAGGATCTTGGTATGAAGGAAACAGGAATCCTGGTTAGCTGTTCGGATTATCACATTTTTTACAAAATGAAGATGACTAGAAAAGAAGCGATGAATCATTATTTAAGCGTCGTAAGAGAATGCTTGGAAACCGGTGTGGCTGCAAGATGTCATCTCGAGGACATCACCCGTTCCGATATCCATGGATTTGTAATTCCTTTCTGTACGGAGCTTATGAAATTAAGTAAAGAATATAATATTCCTGTAAAAATTCGCGCTTGTGATACCATGGGCTATGGAGTAAATTTCTCCGGTGCAGTAATACCGCGTTCCGTACAGGGAATTATATATGGACTGACTGCACATGCCGGAGTACCTTCCAAATGGTTGGAGTGGCATGGACATAATGATTTCTACAAAGCAGTAACGAATTCTACGACGGCATGGCTTTATGGAGCAAGTGCAGTAAACTGTTCCTTATTTGGAATTGGTGAGAGAACAGGTAATACTCCGCTGGAAGCTATGGTATTTGAATATGCCCAGTTAAAGGGAACCCTGGACGGAATGGATACAACAGTGATTACGGAGCTTGCAGAATATTTTGAAAAGGAAATAGGGTATCGGGTTCCATCCAGAACCCCCTTCGTAGGTAAGAATTTTAATGTTACCCGTGCTGGCATCCATGCGGATGGTCTCTTGAAGAACGAAGAAATATATAATATATTTGATACGGAGAAGTTCCTCAATCGTCCTGTTCTTGTTGCAGTATCTAACACCTCGGGCCTTGCTGGAATCGCTCATTGGATTAATAGCTTCTACAAGTTAAAGGGAGAAGCAGCTGTTGATAAGAGCCATCCCGTTGTTCAGAAGATTAAGAACTGGGTTGATGAGGA
The nucleotide sequence above comes from Variimorphobacter saccharofermentans. Encoded proteins:
- a CDS encoding trans-sulfuration enzyme family protein, which codes for MNYKINTRCLYGNNTTSSKEHFGAISYPIYQTATFAHPSVGNSTGYDYTRAQNPTREQLEKILCSLEQGYDALAFSSGMAAITALMELFQPGDHIIAGNDLYGGTIRLFQSINMKNQISFDFIDTSKEDVEPYIRPQTKAIYIETPTNPMMNVTDIAKIATITKQHGILLIVDNTFLSPYFQNPLTLGADIVIHSGTKFIGGHNDTIAGFLVVNNAELSEQLHYITKTVGSGLAPFDCWLIIRGLKTLGIRMERQQENAFAIANWLLTHPRVKNVYYPGLPNHPGYEICKKQATGFGSMLTFQVDSPETALRILRSVKLIPFAESLGGVETLITYPMTQTHSDIPQDQREKTGITDTILRLSVGIEDVDDLIADLKQAFEE
- a CDS encoding hydrolase: MPTREEAWELLNEYNKEEFHLKHARVVEGVMKYFARELGYAEEADFWGIVGLLHDLDFGMYPEEHCTKCQEIMKERGIDDRIIHATASHGYGITVDIKPEHEMEKVLYAVDELTGLIGAVAIMRPSKSTMDLELSSVKKKYKTPKFAAGCSREVIENGAKMLGWELDDLIQRTILALREVEQTTGLV
- a CDS encoding DUF554 domain-containing protein, whose translation is MVGLGTLVNMVEIIIGATIGIIIKGGLKQRFQETVMHALGLAVLFIGASGALQGLYLVENQKLQTTNVMLMIVSLAIGAFIGEGIDIEARLERVGEFIKAKLKVKGEKGRNFVEGFVSSSLLFCIGAMAIIGSLRDGLSGDASMLYAKGFIDGTVAVFFASTLGIGVFFSVIPLGLYQGLITLSAKYVEPYLSEELITNISFIGSVLIFGIGINMIFGKKIKCGNLLPAVLVPIAYEFIKTWI
- a CDS encoding beta/alpha barrel domain-containing protein yields the protein MDQRKVYINPHNNLLQLEEPIYPLVDVEEPNTFRNLFPYDEIPKIAFNDRIVPHNLPDEIFITDTTFRDGQQSRAPYTTEQIVTLFDYFHRLGGPKGLIRQSEFFLYSKKDRDAVYRCMEKGYEFPEVTSWIRASKKDFELVKDLGMKETGILVSCSDYHIFYKMKMTRKEAMNHYLSVVRECLETGVAARCHLEDITRSDIHGFVIPFCTELMKLSKEYNIPVKIRACDTMGYGVNFSGAVIPRSVQGIIYGLTAHAGVPSKWLEWHGHNDFYKAVTNSTTAWLYGASAVNCSLFGIGERTGNTPLEAMVFEYAQLKGTLDGMDTTVITELAEYFEKEIGYRVPSRTPFVGKNFNVTRAGIHADGLLKNEEIYNIFDTEKFLNRPVLVAVSNTSGLAGIAHWINSFYKLKGEAAVDKSHPVVQKIKNWVDEEYESGRVTVITDDELLDIIQKTENELGIHISK